A portion of the Rubritalea squalenifaciens DSM 18772 genome contains these proteins:
- a CDS encoding SDR family oxidoreductase: protein MSYLDKLYDLEGKVAVIIGGTGELCGHLALGLARAGVEVVLAGRNEEKAQEKLDLIGEVGGNAYFVPTDLTQKGSLYALLDIVNEQSGQVDILINGAGVNSPTPFFDIKLEDFNTILDINLGAVFQACQVFGQYFIERGAPASIINIGSISGLTPLSRVFTYSASKAAVHNLTRNLAREWAEHDIRVNTLVPGFFPAEQNKAVLDESRVLEILRKTPMSRFGNPEELVGATLLLASSTAGGFITGTEIVVDGGFNAMTI, encoded by the coding sequence ATGTCCTATCTCGACAAACTTTATGACCTAGAAGGCAAGGTCGCCGTGATCATCGGTGGCACAGGCGAACTCTGCGGCCATCTCGCCCTCGGGCTGGCCCGTGCAGGTGTGGAAGTGGTTCTTGCCGGCAGAAACGAGGAGAAGGCCCAGGAGAAGCTGGACTTGATCGGAGAAGTCGGTGGCAATGCCTATTTCGTGCCGACCGATCTCACTCAGAAGGGCTCACTCTACGCCCTGCTGGACATCGTCAATGAGCAGTCTGGCCAGGTGGATATCCTGATCAATGGCGCCGGGGTCAACTCACCGACTCCCTTCTTCGATATCAAACTAGAGGATTTCAATACCATCCTGGACATCAACTTGGGAGCGGTCTTCCAGGCATGCCAGGTCTTCGGCCAGTACTTTATTGAGCGTGGAGCTCCGGCATCCATCATCAATATCGGCTCGATCTCAGGTCTCACTCCTCTCTCCCGCGTCTTCACGTACTCAGCTTCCAAGGCAGCAGTGCACAACCTGACCCGCAACCTGGCCCGTGAGTGGGCGGAGCACGATATCCGCGTGAATACTTTGGTGCCAGGCTTCTTCCCGGCAGAGCAGAACAAGGCGGTGCTGGATGAGTCCCGTGTACTGGAAATCCTGCGCAAGACCCCGATGTCTCGCTTCGGAAACCCAGAGGAACTTGTCGGCGCTACACTGCTACTGGCTTCCAGCACGGCTGG
- a CDS encoding LapA family protein yields the protein MTARKIKIIAVSLALLLVGVVIFQNTGTMETKVLFARIEMPQAFMLFLTFSFGMLVGFVLAYSKAHKRIAATLKSKDS from the coding sequence ATGACTGCTAGAAAAATCAAGATCATCGCGGTGTCTTTGGCTTTGCTGCTGGTGGGAGTGGTGATTTTCCAGAACACGGGAACGATGGAGACCAAGGTGCTCTTTGCGCGCATTGAAATGCCACAGGCTTTCATGTTGTTCCTGACCTTTAGCTTTGGCATGCTGGTAGGATTTGTCCTGGCGTACTCCAAGGCCCACAAGCGCATCGCGGCCACGCTCAAATCCAAAGATTCCTAG
- the hemF gene encoding oxygen-dependent coproporphyrinogen oxidase: MNATSSVNLDAVKSYLLDLQDNICAKLEAADGKAKFKEDAWKREEGGGGRSRVITDGAVIEKGGVNFSHVHGASMPASATAHRPELAGRSFEAMGVSLVIHPENPYVPTSHANVRIFCAHKDGADPIWWFGGGYDLTPYYGYDEDCVFWHETAKKACDPFGEDIYPRFKKWCDDYFYLKHRGEPRGIGGLFFDDFNELGFEKCFEFMKSVGDSYTDAYVPIIEKRKDMEYGEREREFQLYRRGRYVEFNLVFDRGTLFGLQSGGRTESILMSLPPLVRWEYDWHPEPGTPEEKLYTHYLTSRDWLAK; the protein is encoded by the coding sequence ATGAATGCGACAAGCTCCGTGAATCTCGATGCGGTAAAGTCCTATCTATTGGACCTACAGGACAATATCTGTGCCAAGCTGGAAGCAGCGGATGGCAAAGCAAAATTTAAGGAAGACGCTTGGAAGCGTGAAGAAGGTGGCGGTGGCCGTAGCCGCGTGATTACAGACGGTGCGGTGATCGAGAAAGGTGGAGTGAATTTCTCCCATGTGCATGGGGCTTCCATGCCTGCCTCGGCGACAGCACACCGCCCGGAATTGGCGGGTCGTTCCTTTGAAGCGATGGGTGTTTCCCTGGTGATTCATCCGGAGAACCCCTACGTGCCGACCTCCCACGCCAATGTGCGTATATTTTGTGCTCATAAGGATGGGGCTGACCCTATTTGGTGGTTCGGTGGTGGCTATGACCTGACCCCGTACTACGGCTATGATGAGGACTGTGTCTTCTGGCATGAGACAGCCAAGAAGGCCTGCGATCCCTTCGGTGAAGACATTTATCCACGCTTCAAGAAGTGGTGTGATGACTATTTCTATCTGAAGCACCGCGGTGAGCCGCGTGGTATCGGCGGCCTCTTCTTTGATGATTTCAATGAGCTCGGCTTCGAGAAATGCTTTGAGTTCATGAAGTCAGTTGGTGATTCCTACACAGACGCCTATGTGCCGATCATCGAGAAGCGCAAGGACATGGAATACGGCGAGCGTGAGCGTGAGTTCCAGCTGTATCGCCGCGGCCGCTATGTGGAGTTCAACCTGGTGTTTGACCGGGGAACTCTGTTCGGTCTGCAGTCTGGCGGACGTACCGAGTCTATCCTGATGTCCCTGCCTCCGCTGGTACGCTGGGAGTATGACTGGCATCCAGAGCCAGGCACTCCTGAGGAGAAGCTTTATACCCATTATCTGACCAGCCGCGACTGGCTCGCCAAGTAA
- a CDS encoding PEP-CTERM sorting domain-containing protein (PEP-CTERM proteins occur, often in large numbers, in the proteomes of bacteria that also encode an exosortase, a predicted intramembrane cysteine proteinase. The presence of a PEP-CTERM domain at a protein's C-terminus predicts cleavage within the sorting domain, followed by covalent anchoring to some some component of the (usually Gram-negative) cell surface. Many PEP-CTERM proteins exhibit an unusual sequence composition that includes large numbers of potential glycosylation sites. Expression of one such protein has been shown restore the ability of a bacterium to form floc, a type of biofilm.), with translation MFRVRLTKSLLTVLLLFPMLVLAESQPELMSAQNEVSQEKSVFNRIPEPATCALIGLGGMLLILRKRRG, from the coding sequence ATGTTCCGTGTCCGATTAACCAAGAGTCTGCTGACTGTCCTGCTGTTGTTCCCCATGTTGGTCTTGGCGGAGTCTCAGCCTGAGTTGATGAGTGCTCAAAACGAGGTGAGTCAGGAGAAAAGTGTCTTCAATCGCATTCCCGAACCGGCCACTTGTGCCCTGATTGGACTGGGAGGTATGCTGCTGATATTACGGAAACGCAGGGGTTAA
- a CDS encoding TonB-dependent receptor plug domain-containing protein, which produces MTLLLAGIPMTSVMAEELAKETTETLDPTVVTATRSPESITDTPYTASVVDRKDLDDHLIRSIPDAFVAVPGVLIQKTAHGHGSPYIRGFTGRQNLLLVDGIRMNNSTWRSGPVQYWNTFDQENLQSIELIKGQGSVLYGSDAIGGTANLISRSSGFMDQSGFFSQGRSHYRFDTNSESHVGRLEANIGEGGKWGLTLGLTGKDFGDIRDDAVGRMKRTGYSEEAFDLKFETAISDSAILTLAHQYLNQDDIYRWHRTIYNPGWVHEGEQLIGDQSTSGAKAEIYDQERSLTYARLAGSVDGSFIDNYSVTLSYQKTQDSTYRDRTNTGGNIDTKVIDLETYGFDLQLESKVGPGSLIYGLDYYRDEADASAARNGTFRPSSRPVADDSTYDLLGAFAQYQWEATDALKVTAGARYSYAEAEWEGYRPSGASEDQSGDNHWDDLSLSLRAMYDLSNSWSVYGGVSQAFRAPNLNDLTGSTYSLNGINSSGSVDVDPEEYINYELGLRYASENTTFGVAAYYNDIEDQIAGVDDGMGGSTATNAGEGYIFGVEVDGAYRFAENWEARAWAAWQDGKAEYPSVINGPMEEDTIRRMHPFMGGASLRWTRTDDRLWIESRVKGAATVTNVNASTKASGNDNTRVPTSDTPSYFIVSLYSGYQVNENLELTLGLENLLDDDYRYHGAGQNEPGLNAILGVTMTW; this is translated from the coding sequence ATGACCCTGCTCCTGGCGGGCATCCCTATGACAAGCGTCATGGCGGAGGAACTTGCTAAGGAAACAACAGAGACCTTGGACCCAACCGTAGTCACCGCGACACGTTCACCGGAGTCCATTACCGATACACCTTACACCGCTTCCGTGGTAGACCGCAAAGATCTGGACGATCACCTGATCCGTTCCATCCCGGATGCTTTTGTCGCCGTTCCTGGCGTCTTGATCCAGAAAACTGCCCATGGTCATGGATCTCCCTACATCCGCGGTTTCACTGGCCGTCAGAATCTTCTCTTGGTGGACGGCATCCGCATGAACAACTCTACCTGGCGTTCCGGTCCGGTGCAGTACTGGAACACCTTTGACCAAGAGAACCTGCAGAGCATCGAGCTGATCAAAGGCCAGGGCTCCGTCCTTTATGGATCTGATGCCATCGGTGGTACAGCGAACCTGATTTCCCGCTCAAGCGGTTTCATGGATCAGAGCGGCTTCTTCAGCCAAGGCCGTAGCCACTACCGTTTTGACACCAACTCTGAAAGCCATGTCGGTCGCCTGGAGGCAAATATTGGTGAAGGTGGTAAATGGGGCCTGACCCTAGGCCTGACCGGCAAGGACTTCGGTGACATCCGTGATGACGCCGTCGGCCGCATGAAGCGCACTGGATACTCCGAAGAAGCTTTTGACCTGAAGTTTGAGACAGCGATTTCCGATTCAGCTATCCTGACTCTGGCGCACCAGTATCTGAACCAGGATGACATCTACCGCTGGCACCGCACCATCTACAACCCGGGTTGGGTGCATGAAGGCGAGCAACTCATCGGTGACCAGTCCACATCTGGAGCCAAGGCGGAAATCTATGATCAGGAACGTTCCCTGACCTACGCCCGTCTGGCTGGTTCCGTGGATGGTTCTTTTATCGATAACTATTCGGTGACTCTCTCCTATCAGAAGACCCAGGATTCTACCTATCGTGACCGTACCAATACCGGTGGCAATATCGATACCAAGGTGATCGATCTGGAGACCTACGGCTTTGATCTCCAGTTGGAGTCCAAAGTGGGTCCAGGTTCCCTCATCTATGGTCTAGACTACTACCGTGATGAGGCAGACGCCAGTGCGGCCCGTAACGGGACCTTCCGCCCTAGCAGCCGCCCGGTAGCAGATGATAGCACCTATGATCTCCTGGGTGCCTTTGCCCAGTATCAATGGGAGGCCACGGATGCGCTCAAAGTGACCGCGGGTGCCCGCTATTCCTATGCGGAAGCCGAGTGGGAAGGCTATCGCCCATCCGGCGCGAGTGAAGACCAGTCCGGTGACAACCACTGGGATGACCTCTCCCTCAGCCTGCGTGCCATGTATGACCTGAGCAACAGCTGGTCTGTCTATGGTGGGGTTTCCCAGGCCTTCCGTGCACCAAACCTTAATGATCTAACAGGCAGCACCTACTCCCTGAACGGGATTAACAGCTCCGGCTCCGTGGACGTAGACCCAGAGGAATACATCAACTACGAGCTCGGTTTGCGTTACGCATCCGAAAACACCACCTTCGGTGTAGCTGCCTACTACAATGACATCGAAGACCAGATTGCTGGTGTGGATGATGGCATGGGTGGCTCTACCGCGACCAATGCTGGTGAAGGCTATATCTTTGGTGTTGAAGTAGACGGTGCTTACCGTTTCGCCGAAAACTGGGAAGCCCGTGCCTGGGCTGCCTGGCAAGACGGTAAAGCCGAGTACCCAAGCGTGATCAATGGCCCAATGGAAGAAGACACCATCCGCCGCATGCACCCATTCATGGGTGGTGCTTCCCTGCGCTGGACCCGTACAGACGATCGCCTCTGGATCGAGTCTCGCGTCAAAGGTGCAGCCACTGTCACCAACGTGAATGCCTCCACCAAGGCTTCCGGCAATGACAATACCCGCGTGCCTACCAGCGATACCCCATCCTACTTCATTGTGTCACTCTACAGTGGCTATCAGGTGAATGAGAACCTGGAGCTGACCCTCGGTCTCGAGAACCTGCTCGATGATGACTACCGCTACCACGGCGCTGGTCAAAACGAGCCAGGCCTCAACGCCATCCTCGGCGTCACCATGACCTGGTAA
- a CDS encoding sensor histidine kinase, with protein sequence MESNSPSRTPENSSGGLFRSLLLPLLALVLVVGALGTFWAGWVQVTEERIRLRETLEGNSRLLERMNLPMSGRMAENLSTAMGHPVAIVFPDNEVEGGDGWDTADMQLASQAANSENAYAKEGGKEAIAVELTNKRGHLVVLREKRQLLDFREARLWALLMIILTLGAVAAYLLARRLVRPLEELAEKAPDFGEAALPEHLTRRSDELGQLARALDSARERILTEQSMRKQSERLAMLGQIATGLAHEIKNPAAAILMQADAMDNKTVAKMVREEAEDIITLVNQWLFIAKPSPPRKVAHDLAASVRKFIERRSEVYAYHGIEVVLEAPEALVAECDEKRVLQAIRNLVDNGVAAMPEGGKLLVSVKQEGEQASFAVHDRGKGFSARALENFAEPFFSEKEGGMGLGLALVKGVAEAHGGGAEVFNQKDGGAVVRFWISRKESGEETP encoded by the coding sequence ATGGAAAGCAACTCACCATCAAGGACTCCTGAAAACAGCAGTGGCGGACTCTTCCGCAGTCTGCTGCTTCCTTTACTGGCTCTGGTGCTAGTGGTGGGAGCCTTGGGCACCTTTTGGGCAGGCTGGGTACAGGTCACCGAGGAGCGCATCCGGCTGAGGGAAACCCTAGAAGGTAACTCCAGGCTGCTGGAGCGGATGAACCTGCCGATGTCCGGCCGGATGGCGGAGAACTTATCCACGGCCATGGGGCATCCCGTCGCCATCGTCTTTCCAGACAATGAGGTCGAAGGCGGCGATGGCTGGGACACGGCTGACATGCAGTTGGCCTCGCAAGCCGCCAATTCCGAAAATGCCTACGCCAAAGAGGGCGGCAAGGAAGCTATTGCCGTAGAGCTCACGAACAAGCGGGGCCACCTGGTCGTGCTCAGAGAGAAGAGGCAGCTGCTCGATTTCCGCGAAGCCCGGCTGTGGGCCTTGCTCATGATTATTCTCACTCTAGGAGCCGTGGCCGCCTACTTACTCGCCAGGCGACTGGTCCGCCCACTGGAGGAACTGGCTGAAAAAGCACCTGACTTCGGTGAAGCAGCCCTCCCCGAGCACCTGACCCGGCGCTCAGACGAGCTCGGCCAGCTGGCTCGGGCGCTGGACTCCGCACGTGAGCGGATCCTCACCGAGCAATCCATGCGCAAGCAATCCGAGCGTCTCGCCATGCTGGGGCAGATCGCCACCGGACTGGCCCACGAAATCAAGAATCCGGCAGCCGCAATCCTGATGCAGGCAGACGCCATGGACAACAAGACCGTGGCAAAGATGGTGCGCGAGGAGGCAGAGGATATCATCACGCTAGTGAACCAGTGGCTCTTCATTGCCAAGCCATCACCACCGCGCAAAGTCGCGCATGACCTGGCAGCCAGTGTTAGAAAATTTATCGAACGCCGCTCAGAGGTGTACGCCTATCATGGCATTGAGGTCGTGCTGGAGGCACCGGAAGCTCTGGTCGCCGAGTGCGATGAGAAGCGAGTCCTCCAGGCCATCCGCAACCTGGTGGATAACGGTGTAGCCGCCATGCCGGAGGGAGGCAAGCTGCTCGTCAGCGTGAAGCAGGAAGGAGAGCAGGCCAGCTTTGCCGTCCATGACCGGGGCAAAGGCTTTTCAGCACGTGCCCTAGAGAATTTTGCTGAGCCCTTCTTCTCTGAGAAAGAGGGGGGAATGGGGCTCGGGCTGGCGCTTGTCAAAGGCGTGGCCGAAGCTCATGGCGGAGGCGCCGAAGTATTTAACCAAAAGGACGGGGGAGCCGTCGTTAGATTTTGGATATCCAGAAAAGAATCCGGGGAGGAAACACCATGA
- a CDS encoding sigma-54-dependent transcriptional regulator gives MKLPKLLIVEDHRALALALSAAGERLGFSAIAVPNLAQAKKEIERGEPQAILLDLGLPDGKGFDLLDAYGDKTPPPTAMLTAHGEIDNAIIAKKSGIAEFFVKPVDFGELEKFLHRALDVAEEAEESHGFSVSFVGNAPCMRPVFQQIAQACASQQPVMICGASGTGRSHVARLIHQHLDGEGSCEVVSCADIQGDTDWQEIISRAKGGCVVLDNIDQLALESQVALTDCVSVGSGVKWISIAPETGLRDAVQAHSFHPDLYYRLQGVEINLPTLKERLEDLPALCSLFLADIAPTKTIELDKEFLSILQSQTWKTNLRELKNVMRYAVISSNGRDKLLPEDLPENYTAHVSESSKKSRTPIQEALENWLQGWFENGNPHYKDMHDALEKDLLELLLERYEGNQALMARTLDMNRATLRKKLKQQG, from the coding sequence ATGAAACTGCCGAAACTGTTAATCGTAGAAGACCATCGCGCACTCGCACTTGCACTCTCTGCCGCAGGCGAGCGACTGGGCTTCAGTGCCATCGCTGTTCCTAATCTTGCTCAAGCCAAGAAAGAGATCGAGCGCGGTGAACCGCAGGCCATCCTGCTCGACCTGGGTCTACCAGACGGCAAGGGCTTTGATCTGCTAGATGCCTATGGCGACAAGACACCACCTCCCACAGCCATGCTCACCGCACACGGTGAAATCGATAACGCGATCATCGCCAAGAAATCAGGCATCGCCGAATTCTTCGTCAAACCCGTGGACTTCGGAGAGTTGGAAAAATTCCTGCACCGTGCGCTCGATGTGGCGGAGGAAGCCGAGGAAAGCCACGGCTTCAGTGTCAGCTTTGTCGGCAATGCGCCCTGCATGCGCCCGGTCTTTCAACAAATTGCACAGGCCTGTGCCAGCCAACAACCGGTGATGATCTGCGGAGCCAGCGGCACAGGCAGAAGCCACGTAGCCAGACTCATCCACCAGCATCTGGATGGTGAAGGATCCTGCGAAGTAGTCTCCTGCGCAGACATCCAGGGGGATACCGACTGGCAAGAAATCATCAGCAGAGCCAAGGGTGGATGCGTGGTGTTAGACAACATCGATCAGCTCGCTCTGGAAAGCCAAGTAGCTCTCACCGACTGCGTGAGCGTTGGCTCAGGAGTCAAGTGGATCAGCATTGCTCCGGAGACTGGACTCCGTGATGCCGTGCAGGCGCACAGTTTTCATCCAGACCTCTACTACCGCCTTCAGGGAGTCGAGATCAATCTGCCCACTCTGAAGGAGAGACTCGAGGACCTGCCAGCCTTGTGCTCCTTGTTCTTGGCAGACATCGCGCCCACCAAAACCATCGAACTCGATAAGGAATTCCTCTCCATTCTACAGAGCCAGACGTGGAAGACCAACCTGCGCGAACTGAAGAACGTGATGCGCTACGCGGTCATTTCCTCCAATGGACGCGACAAACTTCTCCCGGAAGATCTTCCTGAAAACTATACCGCCCACGTTTCGGAGAGCAGCAAGAAATCCCGCACCCCGATTCAAGAAGCTCTCGAAAACTGGCTGCAAGGCTGGTTCGAGAATGGCAATCCTCACTACAAAGACATGCACGACGCACTCGAAAAGGATCTGCTGGAACTCTTGCTGGAACGCTACGAGGGCAACCAGGCCCTCATGGCGCGCACACTGGACATGAACCGCGCCACACTTCGTAAGAAGCTGAAGCAACAAGGCTAG
- a CDS encoding S1C family serine protease: MYRSVLFLLLALALMGSMLSRTNAADQAKLYQKVAAASFEVHANGRLAGSGWFAPEKGWAFTAFHVVGSRNKALELHNGKKSWKAVVHAIYPLYDVALLKVEGETPEGLAFEEQFSPVGEELYLYGAPLYRHGVWLPGRVARPDLTYEWMAELKGAIGCFHVAGHAPKGVSGGPWVNSQGELVGLQSGTMSLGNAQQGISFVTPASAMIALLETKKDFPVLSLGCAFEELAEQPPSFLNKLSKEQTGVVLKVVMQDGPLGKAGLQDGDILVSLDGVELKTRNDAYAAVQKLDSKKPAKLVVLRAGDQAKILELAPVKLF; the protein is encoded by the coding sequence ATGTACCGATCTGTTCTCTTCTTACTCCTCGCCCTTGCCTTGATGGGTTCCATGCTCAGCCGGACGAATGCTGCCGACCAAGCAAAGCTCTATCAGAAGGTGGCTGCGGCGTCCTTTGAAGTGCATGCCAATGGCAGGCTCGCGGGCTCAGGCTGGTTCGCTCCTGAGAAAGGTTGGGCCTTTACCGCGTTCCACGTGGTGGGGAGCCGGAATAAAGCTCTGGAACTGCACAATGGGAAGAAATCATGGAAAGCCGTGGTACACGCGATCTATCCGCTCTATGATGTCGCCTTGTTGAAAGTGGAGGGAGAGACTCCCGAGGGGCTGGCCTTTGAAGAGCAGTTTTCCCCTGTCGGTGAAGAACTCTATCTTTACGGAGCGCCGTTGTATCGCCATGGCGTCTGGCTGCCGGGTAGAGTGGCTAGGCCGGATTTGACCTACGAATGGATGGCAGAGTTAAAGGGAGCGATTGGCTGCTTTCACGTAGCGGGACATGCTCCCAAAGGGGTTTCTGGCGGTCCTTGGGTGAATAGTCAGGGAGAGTTGGTAGGTCTGCAGTCTGGGACCATGTCCTTGGGCAATGCGCAGCAGGGCATTTCCTTTGTCACGCCAGCAAGTGCGATGATCGCCTTGCTAGAAACGAAGAAAGATTTTCCAGTCCTGAGTCTGGGATGTGCTTTTGAGGAGTTGGCAGAGCAGCCGCCAAGCTTTCTAAACAAACTTTCCAAGGAGCAGACTGGTGTCGTTCTTAAGGTCGTCATGCAGGACGGGCCACTCGGCAAAGCGGGCCTGCAGGATGGAGACATTCTCGTCTCCTTGGATGGAGTGGAACTCAAAACACGCAATGACGCCTATGCCGCAGTGCAGAAGCTGGACAGCAAGAAGCCCGCAAAACTGGTGGTCTTGAGGGCCGGGGATCAGGCTAAGATTCTGGAGCTGGCTCCAGTGAAGTTATTCTAA
- a CDS encoding sulfatase, with translation MKFKQILTVFLVMAAPLVAAPKNALFIFADDLGYTDLGCFGSSFYETPNLDALCADAMKLTNAYAACPVCSPTRSSVLTGQYPARTRNTDYFGAYNPKPGSAIPKHLKNRPVSAAPYVERLPAELTTLPEALKEHGYATFFAGKWHLGPKGSWPTDHGFDINKGGWTRGGPYGGKKYFSPYGNPVLEDGPDGEHLPDRLAQETNKFINATGDKPFFAMLSFYSVHTPLIGRKDLVEKYKKKAEKLAYSKEETWGFDTPRKVRLKQDHAVYGAMVEAMDEAVGKVIDNLKKSGKYEDTVIIFYSDNGGLSTSEGWPTSNLPLRAGKGWLYEGGIREPAMIRIPGVTKAGSSLETPITSTDIFPTILESCGLPLQPKVHVDGVSLLKTLKAEKERALYWHYPHWGNQGGSPGGAVRLGDYKYIRYYTGKPAELFNLKEDPSEKNNLIDKQPEMAKKLSGMFDAWLKETDAVMPIKNPDYDGKLKKW, from the coding sequence ATGAAATTCAAACAGATCCTAACCGTTTTCCTAGTTATGGCGGCGCCGCTCGTGGCGGCTCCGAAGAATGCTTTGTTCATCTTTGCCGATGACCTGGGCTATACTGACCTGGGGTGCTTTGGTTCCAGCTTCTACGAGACACCAAACCTGGACGCTCTCTGTGCGGATGCCATGAAACTGACCAATGCCTATGCGGCTTGCCCGGTCTGCTCCCCTACCCGCTCCTCCGTGCTCACCGGTCAATACCCGGCCAGAACACGCAACACGGACTACTTTGGTGCCTACAATCCCAAACCAGGCTCTGCGATTCCCAAGCACCTGAAGAACCGTCCGGTCTCCGCCGCTCCCTATGTAGAGCGCCTGCCTGCCGAGCTGACCACCCTACCGGAAGCTCTCAAGGAGCATGGCTACGCTACTTTCTTCGCCGGTAAATGGCACTTGGGGCCCAAGGGCTCCTGGCCGACTGACCATGGATTTGATATCAACAAGGGAGGCTGGACACGCGGCGGCCCTTATGGAGGTAAAAAATATTTCTCACCTTACGGCAACCCGGTACTCGAAGACGGCCCAGATGGTGAGCACCTGCCGGACCGTCTGGCTCAGGAGACAAACAAATTCATCAATGCCACAGGAGACAAGCCCTTCTTTGCCATGCTCTCCTTCTACTCCGTCCACACCCCGCTGATCGGGCGTAAGGATCTCGTGGAGAAATACAAGAAGAAGGCTGAGAAGCTCGCTTATAGCAAGGAGGAGACTTGGGGCTTCGATACGCCGCGTAAGGTGCGCCTCAAGCAGGATCATGCCGTCTACGGTGCCATGGTGGAAGCCATGGATGAAGCCGTCGGCAAGGTCATCGACAATCTCAAGAAGTCCGGCAAGTACGAGGATACCGTGATCATCTTCTACTCGGACAATGGCGGACTCTCCACTTCCGAAGGCTGGCCGACCTCCAATCTTCCTCTGCGTGCTGGTAAGGGCTGGCTCTATGAAGGCGGCATCCGTGAGCCTGCCATGATCCGTATCCCGGGTGTGACCAAGGCAGGATCCAGTCTGGAGACACCGATCACCTCCACAGATATTTTCCCGACTATTCTCGAGAGCTGTGGCCTGCCCCTCCAGCCCAAGGTACATGTGGACGGAGTCAGTCTCCTGAAGACCCTCAAGGCGGAGAAAGAGCGTGCCCTCTACTGGCACTACCCACACTGGGGTAACCAAGGTGGCTCTCCCGGCGGCGCGGTGCGTCTCGGAGACTACAAGTACATCCGCTACTACACCGGAAAGCCTGCGGAACTCTTCAATCTCAAGGAAGACCCATCCGAAAAGAACAACCTGATAGACAAGCAGCCTGAGATGGCCAAGAAGCTTTCCGGCATGTTCGACGCCTGGCTCAAGGAGACAGATGCTGTCATGCCGATCAAGAATCCCGACTACGACGGCAAGCTCAAGAAGTGGTAA
- a CDS encoding DUF4190 domain-containing protein, producing MTTQSNWYYSLNNQQHGPVSRAELDQILTSHHPAEVLVWSEGMPEWVAASKMETASSTPVTPYASPHSFPVGPVPGLARRRTSGMAITAMVLGIISVLSFGMLILPQILAVVFGHIGMSQCKNDPNMDGNGLAIAGLVMGYIFIGLFLLFFLILMIPVLAL from the coding sequence ATGACCACTCAGAGTAACTGGTACTATTCCCTGAACAACCAACAGCATGGCCCGGTAAGCCGTGCTGAGCTGGACCAGATCCTGACTAGTCACCATCCTGCCGAGGTGCTGGTCTGGAGCGAGGGAATGCCTGAGTGGGTGGCGGCTTCCAAGATGGAGACAGCTTCATCTACCCCGGTGACGCCCTACGCCAGTCCACATAGCTTTCCCGTCGGGCCTGTCCCGGGGCTGGCAAGACGCCGTACCAGCGGGATGGCCATTACCGCGATGGTGCTGGGTATCATCAGCGTACTGAGCTTTGGCATGCTAATCCTGCCGCAGATCCTGGCTGTAGTCTTTGGCCACATCGGGATGAGCCAGTGCAAGAATGACCCTAACATGGATGGCAATGGACTTGCGATCGCCGGGCTGGTGATGGGCTATATCTTCATCGGTTTGTTCCTGCTCTTTTTCCTGATCCTGATGATTCCGGTTCTAGCACTTTGA